Proteins encoded within one genomic window of Marasmius oreades isolate 03SP1 chromosome 6, whole genome shotgun sequence:
- a CDS encoding uncharacterized protein (CAZy:GH43), with the protein MLLLSLAALALRLTSNLVLSQPQDDATAASRPAEVRTNPVIYEDFADNDITRVDDTYYFSASTMHFSPGAPILRSQDLVNWEFIGHSVPRLDFLDDNAYGLVNSTAYIRGIWASTLRFRPSNGKWYWIGCVDWVRSFVYTADAVDGEWTQAGIINNCYYDCGLFVDEDGNGGDKLYVAYGGNTQLSVAQLDDTGTKEVSNQVVFTFDVGREGNRMYKREGFYYIITDVPGQSELVLRSQNPLGPYEKRTFWENVNSPIPGSGTVVQGSLIDTPEGDWYFMSFAWAFPEGRSPVLAPITWTEDGWPQANFSGNSWPTDLAFSLPTSTGSLQSWTGVDKFTSFGVEWEWNHNPVNSAWSIEGGLVLKTASVTDDLYKAKNTACHRILGPKANGTILIDVSGMTDGDRAGISMFRDLSGYIAVQQSGTSRNLVMRNNVNLSPQDPGGTCCWSTTNKGDDIATTEVELSGNQVWLRVSADISSSGSKEATFSYSTDGNTFMGLGNTLKLNDGWQFFMGYRFGIFNFATRALGGSVVVKSFEHVSA; encoded by the exons ATGCTGCTTCTCAGTTTAGCTGCATTGGCCCTGAGGCTAACTAGTAATCTCGTACTAAGTCAG CCTCAGGATGACGCCACCGCCGCATCTCGCCCAGCCGAAGTTAGGACCAATCCTGTGATTTACGAAGATTTTGCGGACAACGATATTACCAGAGTCGACGACACGTATTATTTCTCTG CGTCGACCATGCACTTCTCTCCTGGCGCTCCGATTCTCCGGTCGCAAGACTTGGTCAATTGGGAATTTATTGGTCATTCAGTCCCACGTCTCGACTTCCTCGATGATAACGCGTACGGTCTCGTGAACTCTACGGCTTACATTCGTGGTATTTGGGCGTCAACTCTGAGATTCCGTCCAAGTAATGGAAAGTGGTATTGGATTGGGTGTGTGGATTGGGTCAGGTCTTTCGTCTATACCGCAG ATGCTGTTGACGGTGAATGGACACAGGCCGGGATTATCAATAACTGTTACTACGATTGCGGACTTTTCGTTGACGAAGATGGTAACGGAGGTGACAAGTTGTATGTCGCCTACGGTGGCAACACGCAGCTTTCTGTGGCCCAGCTCGACGATACTGGGACAAAGGAAGTGTCCAACCAGGTGGTTTTCACATTCGACGTTGGTAGGGAAGGAAACCGGATGTACAAGAGGGAGGGATTCTATTACATTATCACCGATGT TCCAGGACAATCTGAGCTTGTACTAAGGTCGCAAAACCCATTGGGTCCTTACGAGAAACGGACATTTTGGGAGAATGTGAACTCGCCAATTCCTGGTTCGGGCACCGTCGTTCAAGGTTCCCTAATTGATACTCCAGAAGGCGATTG GTACTTTATGTCTTTTGCATGGGCGTTCCCTGAGGGGCGTTCACCTGTTCTAGCACCAATAACATGGACCGAGGATGGCTGGCCTCAGGCAAATTTCTCCGGAAACAGCTGGCCTACTGATCTCGCATTCTCCCTTCCCACCAGCACAGGCTCGCTACAGTCATGGACTGGTGTGGACAAATTCACGTCGTTCGGTGTCGAGTGG GAATGGAACCACAACCCCGTTAACTCAGCTTGGTCCATCGAAGGCGGCTTGGTGCTCAAAACCGCCTCTGTCACTGACGACTTGTACAAAGCCAAGAACACAGCATGTCACAGAATCCTGGGGCCAAAAGCTAACGGGACCATCCTCATTGACGTTAGCGGCATGACGGACGGCGACCGTGCTGGTATCTCCATGTTTCGGGACCTATCTGGCTACATCGCCGTACAACAAAGTGGTACCAGTCGGAATCTCGTCATGCGAAATAACGTCAACTTGAGTCCTCAGGACCCTGGCGGGACATGTTGCTGGAGCACCACTAATAAAGGGGATGATATCGCTACCACCGAGGTGGAGTTGAGTGGAAATCAAGTGTGGTTGAGAGTGTCTGCGGATATTAGCTCCTCTGGATCCAAGGAGGCAACTTTTTCGTACAGTACGGATGGAAATACCTTCATGGGTTTGGGGAATACCCTGAAGTTGAACGACGGGTGGCAGTTCTTCATGGGATACCGATTTGGAATTTTTAACTTTGCGACGAGGGCGCTCGGTGGATCAGTAGTAGTCAAATCCTTCGAACACGTGTCTGCTTAA